A genomic segment from Sphingobacteriaceae bacterium encodes:
- the coaD gene encoding pantetheine-phosphate adenylyltransferase, with protein sequence MSIALCPGSFDPITNGHLDVIRRAAGIFDKVLVTVFHNPRKTPLFTIPERMQMAREATADIPNVEVDSCDGLLVEYARSRGVNVIVKGLRAVSDFETEFQMAQMNRELEPSIETMFIMTKTENLFLSSRIIKEIVFLGGDVSRFVPPVVNTMLQKKKEGS encoded by the coding sequence GTGAGCATTGCTTTGTGTCCCGGCAGTTTCGATCCCATCACCAACGGCCATTTGGATGTCATCCGCCGTGCCGCCGGCATCTTCGACAAGGTGCTGGTGACGGTCTTCCACAACCCCCGCAAGACGCCCCTGTTCACCATCCCCGAACGGATGCAGATGGCCAGGGAGGCCACCGCCGACATCCCCAACGTGGAGGTGGACTCCTGTGACGGCCTGCTGGTGGAATATGCCCGCAGCCGGGGGGTGAACGTCATCGTCAAGGGGCTCAGGGCCGTCTCCGACTTTGAGACGGAGTTCCAGATGGCCCAGATGAACCGAGAACTGGAACCGTCCATTGAAACCATGTTCATCATGACCAAGACCGAGAACTTGTTTCTCAGTTCCCGCATCATCAAAGAGATAGTATTCCTGGGGGGCGATGTGAGCCGTTTCGTTCCCCCCGTGGTCAACACCATGCTGCAGAAGAAAAAAGAGGGTTCCTGA